One stretch of Tribolium castaneum strain GA2 chromosome 5, icTriCast1.1, whole genome shotgun sequence DNA includes these proteins:
- the Piezo gene encoding piezo-type mechanosensitive ion channel component isoform X18, protein MANFFLCLFIFRIVLPIVLGACIIFRPSLLSAIYLLFLLFLPCIPIPTASSMAGSTGIYIKLLIATSILTFVAQLAFQIVLLAMPPYGHILEKCELLEQILRHVGLVRLDAMNPIAVVTWISPEIVMVVISVGTYVICKKLLEKRTVEVVENEENLPQKAKANRKQFNLFVAVGKYAVLVALCVAAVLRPSVPGGLYFLVFLCAATWWSCCKELGKGFAIVMRCVMAVVVVHMGALYTYQFQWPQEYLDKNSTYARYFGLTPIFWSNCTDDPRTFNWEQEEWATYANPIALFLLYYVLALESKFLLKPQLIGGVSPSRRYGSGKKPPVYQDSTGSFTITGENPEDIPMDELGKEEEYKPTIIENVMYGLESILQVIIKSSYIVTNIIMMAWSITYISWITFVLLIWANLLWLVPNQRKSMLRSSPFLVAYAWFLLISAYIYSMNLTESELPTTIEGIDLSEIGFQKVEVLPCNPLLVKCLFTAMFWITLRQFVRERIEERQTTALADMAAPLQVTVGAAAGVENEQDPGSKLMEKIGQYLRKILTKFWIWVVAITLFAVAITGERMTAFRIFYMALFLFFILTFQISFRAWRKMMFGFWLTVIVFSMAILVMVYTYQFKNFDIYWRDYLHVPIQRQLDIGLEKFETKQLFVRLVTPTFFVIITVIQLHYFHKEFMELSDPKNTSVIGVDLDQSSLQGGAPTSDKDETSSSIKMDLTDTDSSQTRWQRLVKYFHHTSNLIFLFLELHMPKFVVLFLMLVCIYDKCALYFILVLLLVLACAFGRPMQIFAIYTSSVFVSVMLLARMIYQTDYINPGNWNVTCEMQNNSKIANNAKWLGFYKTSKDASLPHLVKWNIMYILVVTLWAVILVRQFNYRVSRGKPTTRAFFMFPKITRWDADKSTSNCIKYLFNYGFFKFGVEICLMATVAVIGFRMDMYSIIYSVWLCVMFIAKRDTLAKIWTFYMMFIALLLPIQYVMTVGLPPTLCILFPWDQDYWDKSEVKNAAIFRRLQEFSYLLDTEYPPSPKKLICDFILLLLVSRQAVIFRIEKRWAGREYPGGSNDIIIHHAEEKGFVNPTPDYISSVRSYLDVIKKGVYSSFLWITLAIVFLAGTNRVNVFSIGYLIGAFVFLWQGTDLYLRPIPTIIKSWDLFLGYNVFVILCKTALQIVGCIFIQDIPNYACWLIQLFGIGCVKKFGDLTVQAGLADELVCKVPREYVGLVWDGLCFGFMIMQRRIFTSYNFFHLINEIKAGSILASRGAELIEELRLKRMTEQEEQERRVLEKIKAKMDRIKANQQKIQGSSYKDSENHYVDTIFKGRPKRRTREPKSYKQAVRSGDYYMFDDLDDEDELDFMDIPKDDEEEAKGRGQTVSELLSTAMKTDISTSVKRSETDFRRRGSMPLPTRQKSIISTRSQLSAPYSAPPIIEEPGPRTVTIIDERGKDEPKPGTSKDDDESTVISEQKPTVREKVSVGLLFVWAFIQSSMISLTNFLNKYSRDYRYVIRVLAKEKKFLKEHTDYNVGLRLGSGQLWQPAASYNSLLGQSHEDSVLPTPSCGTFSPSDSYRLVSNSDRPSLDRRDYDEKPPVSDESDQKAMATLPYTSDQDRRKASVLTVPEIRILAPSLERGLDSPSTPSREGSRIDMEEYEGTEMSSYDQPPIIRLLLAIWYIIMSRSENVCYFIIFLNQIKSATFLSLPLPLMVFLWGTLTIPRPDKTFWVTIIAYTEVIVLIKCMFQFDIIPWNMSQGITNNPFYPPRIIGIERNSNFAVWDLLLLLVVFFHRFMLKSMGLWKSSPVPAVLLTEGDYKVNSEGKLEPVQSEMQITRRSSKHSDKTLSSKSSVPEDSDLERLVEESDQNEDDMRRASITKQDLQDKILSVECQRVDPMAHLPQSLKLAFLKYGESIRLFFKQLRDPTSRVAADVYSYMFLCDFYNFFVILIGYSSFGTQQGDGGVSSYLEDDRVPVLFLLMLILQFTLIIVDRGIFLRKNILAKIIFQFIQVFVLHIWLFIVFPIITERGFNSVLAPQMYYMVKCFYLLLSAYQIRCGYPTRILGNFLCKGYNYVNMFLFKGFMAIPFLFELRTVMDWMWTDTSMTVFDWIKMEDIFSHIFQIKCTRHVESEYPQPRGERKPPVIKYLMGGAILALIIAIIWFPLVFFSLGNAVGKPNPPYDVTLEIRIGPYEPVYQMSAQSNSIHQFTESNLAQLQQAYIQQKTAATFISNYEGPDIAAVKLSLDSANIWSISPPDRERMVAEVSSNDSLKIRLEYKVSHKTSKPEDSGVIPDNVEIQVPAAINGKPNVMRQNLLQMLKGNKSASPMILEDILPKFLKVTNRGTAKSISQLMFLNNEDAESPNPVGKAFRTISLSLDSSNDSVTEWWQIKENCTDLNYKMFLKKLPMADCNSIIVYTFNDKIFPSTLSVLTGGGIIGLYSTLVFVAFRFFRGFFAEQCFKIMFEDMPNIDRVLQLCLDIYLVREAGEFALEEDLFAKLVFLFRSPETMIKWTRPKEELADDEDPEGDA, encoded by the exons ATGGCCAATTTTTTCTTGTGCTTGTTCATCTTTAGGATAGTGTTGCCGATCGTTCTGGGGGCAT GTATCATTTTCCGGCCGTCTCTACTTTCCGCCATTTACCTCCTTTTCCTCCTCTTTCTCCCATGTATCCCTATACCGACGGCCAGCTCCATGGCCGGTTCCACCGGCATCTACATCAAGCTCCTCATCGCCACATCCATCCTGACCTTTGTAGCCCAACTGGCTTTCCAGATTGTCCTTCTGGCTATGCCTCCATACGGCCATATCCTCGAAAAATGCGAACTCTTAGAGCAAATTCTACGACACGTGGGTCTTGTCCGGCTCGATGCCATGAACCCCATCGCTGTGGTCACCTGGATTTCGCCTGAAATCGTCATGGTGGTCATATCCGTCGGGACCTACGTCATCTGTAAGAAACTCCTCGAGAAACGGACCGTTGAAGTGGTCGAAAACGAGGAGAATCTTCCACAGAAGGCGAAAGCCAACAGAAAACAATTCAATCTTTTCGTCGCTGTTGGCAAATATGCCGTTTTAGTGGCGCTGTGTGTGGCTGCAGTGCTCCGACCCTCTGTACCTGGAGGGTTGTATTTCTTGGTGTTTTTGTGTGCCGCCACGTGGTGGTCGTGTTGTAAGGAGCTCGGCAAGGGCTTTGCCATTGTGATGAGGTGTGTCATGGCCGTGGTGGTAGTCCACATGGGCGCTCTCTACACGTATCAGTTCCAATGGCCACAGGAGTACCTCGACAAGAACAGTACCTATGCGCGGTATTTCGGCTTGACTCCGATTTTTTGGTCCAATTGCACCGACGATCCCAGAACCTTCAACTGGGAGCAAGAGGAATGGGCGACTTATGCCAACCCCATCGCCCTTTTCCTCCTCTACTACGTGCTAGCACTAGAATCCAAGTTCTTGCTTAAGCCCCAG TTAATCGGGGGAGTGAGTCCATCACGACGTTACGGCTCTGGTAAAAAACCACCCGTTTATCAAGACTCGACGGGAAGTTTCACCATAACTGGCGAGAACCCAGAAGACATCCCAATGGATGAACTCGGTAAGG AAGAGGAATACAAGCCAACCATCATCGAGAATGTCATGTATGGCCTAGAGTCGATCCTCCAGGTCATCATCAAATCCTCATACATCGTCACAAACATCATCATGATGGCGTGGAGTATAACCTACATCAGCTGGATCACTTTCGTTCTTCTCATCTGGGCCAATCTTTTGTGGCTTGTTCCTAACCAAAGGAAATCAATGCTTCGGTCTAGTCCCTTCCTGGTGGCCTACGCGTGGTTCCTCCTCATTTCGGCATACATTTACTCGATGAATCTTACCGAAAGCGAGTTACCAACTACCATCGAAGGCATAGATTTGTCCGAAATCGGCTTCCAGAAGGTGGAGGTTCTCCCGTGCAACCCTCTTCTAGTTAAATGTCTCTTCACGGCGATGTTTTGGATCACTCTGAGACAATTCGTAAGAGAACGAATCGAAGAACGCCAAACTACAGCACTTGCCGACATGGCTGCGCCCCTCCAAGTGACTGTAGGAGCGGCAGCTGGGGTTGAAAACGAACAAGACCCTGGCAGTAAACTAATGGAGAAAATCGGGCAATATTTGAGgaaaattttgacgaaattttggaTTTGGGTGGTGGCGATCACGCTTTTCGCCGTGGCCATAACCGGGGAGAGGATGACAGCGTTTAGGATTTTCTACATGGCGTTGTTCCTGTTTTTCATCCTCACGTTCCAAATCTCGTTTAGAGCTTGGAGGAAGATGATGTTCGGGTTCTGGTTAACTGTCATAGTCTTTTCCATGGCAATACTAGTCATGGTCTACACTTACCAATTCAAGAACTTTGATATCTACTGGCGGGATTACCTACACGTGCCTATTCAACG CCAATTGGATATCGGCCTGGAAAAATTCGAGACGAAACAGTTGTTCGTCCGATTGGTCACTCCCacattttttgtcataatcaCTGTAATCCAACTGCACTACTTCCATAAAGAGTTTATGGAACTGTCTGATCCGAAAAATACCAGCGTTATTGGAGTAGACCTAGATCAGAGTAGCCTCCAAGGGGGCGCCCCTACTAGTGATAAAGACGAAACGTCTTCATCCATCAAGATGGACCTGACCGACACAG ATTCATCGCAAACTCGGTGGCAACGCCTCGTTAAGTATTTCCACCACACCAGTAACCTAATTTTCCTATTCCTGGAGTTACACATGCCCAAATTCgtcgttttgtttttaatgcttGTTTGCATTTACGACAAATGCGCCTTGTACTTCATCCTAGTCCTTCTCCTAGTACTTGCGTGTGCTTTCGGACGTCCCATgcaaatttttgcgatttatACGAGTTCTGTTTTCGTCTCTGTGATGTTACTAGCGCGAATGATTTACCAAACCGATTATATAAATCCCGGTAATTGGAACGTAACCTGTGAG ATGcaaaacaattcaaaaattgcgAATAACGCAAAATGGTTGGGTTTTTACAAAACGAGCAAAGATGCAAGTCTACCGCACTTGGTCAAGTGGAACATCATGTATATCCTTGTGGTGACCCTATGGGCTGTTATTTTGGTCCGGCAGTTTAATTATAGGGTTTCGAGGGGGAAACCGACCACAAGGGCTTTTTTCATGTTTCCCAAAATCACGCGATGGGACGCTGATAAAAGTACAAGCAACTGTATCAAGTATTTATTCAACTATGGTTTCTTCAAGTTCGGAGTAGAAATTTGTTTGATGGCTACAGTGGCCGTCATTGGCTTCAGGATGGACATGTATTCCATCATCTATAGTGTTTGGCTGTGTGTTATGTTTATTGCAAAACGGGACACACTTGCCAAAATTTGGACTTTCTACATGATGTTTATTGCCTTACTTCTCCCAATTCAATACGTAATGACAGTAGGATTACCTCCAACACTGTGTATAC TTTTTCCATGGGACCAAGACTATTGGGACAAAAGTGAAGTAAAAAATGCTGCAATTTTCCGAAGACTTCAGGAGTTCTCCTACTTATTGGACACAGAGTATCCCCCTTCTCCCAAGAAACttatttgtgattttattCTTCTCCTTTTGGTGTCTCGTCAAGCTGTGATCTTCCGTATCGAGAAAAGATGGGCAGGGCGGGAATACCCAGGCGGTTCTAACGATATTATAATCCATCACGCGGAAGAAAAAGGGTTTGTTAACCCAACCCCGGACTACATATCGAGTGTCAGATCATATTTGGACGTTATCAAGAAAGGGGTCTACTCCAGTTTCCTCTGGATAACCCTAGCTATAGTCTTTCTAGCCGGCACTAACCGGGTTAATGTTTTCTCAATCGGTTACTTGATCGGtgcttttgtgtttttgtggcAAGGTACCGACTTGTATCTCCGACCTATCCCGACAATCATCAAGTCATGGGACCTTTTTTTGGGATACAACGTTTTCGTAATTTTGTGCAAAACCGCCTTACAAATAGTCGGTTGTATTTTCATACAAGACATCCCAAACTATGCCTGTTGGCTTATCCAGCTGTTTGGTATCGGTTGCGTGAAAAAATTCGGCGATCTTACCGTACAAGCCGGTCTCGCCGACGAACTCGTTTGCAAAGTACCGAGAGAATACGTCGGACTTGTATGGGACGGGTTATGTTTCGGTTTTATGATAATGCAGCGACGCATTTTCACCAGTTATAACTTCTTCCACCTTATTAACGAGATCAAAGCGGGCTCTATTCTGGCTTCGCGAGGCGCCGAGCTGATCGAGGAGCTCCGTCTGAAACGCATGACCGAACAGGAGGAGCAAGAACGTCGCGTtctagaaaaaatcaaagccAAGATGGACCGCATCAAAGCCAACCAGCAGAAAATCCAAGGATCGAGTTACAAAGACAGTGAAAACCACTACGTGG ATACGATATTTAAGGGTAGGCCTAAGCGGAGAACGAGGGAGCCCAAGTCGTACAAGCAgg CTGTGCGGTCCGGCGACTACTACATGTTCGATGATTTAGATGACGAAGATGAGTTAGATTTTATGGACATACCGAAAGATGATGAGGAAGAGGCGAAGGGACGCGGACAGACTGTTAGTGAG CTTCTAAGTACTGCCATGAAGACTGACATCAGTACGAGTGTGAAACGGTCCGAGACTGATTTTCGTCGAAGAGGAAGTATGCCTCTACCGACAAGACAGAAATCGATAATATCGACCCGGTCACAACTATCAGCACCCTATTCTGCTCCTCCTATA ATTGAGGAGCCGGGACCTAGAACCGTCACTATTATCGATGAGCGGGGAAAAGACGAGCCAAAGCCAGGCACTAGTAAAGATGATGACGAGTCCACTGTCATAAGTGAGCAAA AACCAACAGTCCGGGAAAAAGTCTCGGTCGGGTTGTTATTCGTCTGGGCTTTCATCCAGAGCTCAATGATCAGTCTCACCAACTTCCTCAATAAATACTCGAGGGATTACCGCTACGTAATCCGTGTTTTGGCCAAGGAGAAAAAGTTTTTGAAGGAACACACGGACTACAACGTTGGTTTGCGTCTCGGCTCGGGTCAGTTGTGGCAACCAGCAGCGTCGTACAACAGTCTTCTTGGCCAGTCACA CGAGGATTCGGTGCTACCGACTCCGTCTTGCGGCACATTCAGTCCTTCCGATTCGTACAGACTCGTCTCGAATAGCGACAG GCCATCTTTGGATCGCCGGGACTACGACGAGAAACCGCCAGTCAGCGACGAGAGCGACCAAAAAGCCATGGCTACCTTACCCTACACGTCCGATCAGGACAG GCGCAAGGCGAGTGTTCTCACGGTCCCCGAAATTCGCATTCTGGCCCCAAGTCTGGAACGTGGATTAGACTCGCCTTCAACACCAAG CAGGGAGGGGTCGCGGATCGATATGGAGGAGTACGAAGGCACGGAGATGTCCTCGTACGACCAGCCGCCCATAATAAGGCTTTTACTCGCGATCTGGTACATCATAATGAGCCGATCCGAAAACGTCTGCTACTTTATCATATTTTTGAACCAAATCAAATCGGCGACTTTCCTGTCGTTGCCGTTGCCTCTCATGGTGTTCCTCTGGGGTACTTTGACCATTCCGAGGCCGGACAAGACTTTCTGGGTTACCATTATCGCATATACTGAG GTAATAGTACTGATCAAATGCATGTTCCAATTCGATATAATACCCTGGAACATGAGTCAAGGGATCACAAACAACCCATTCTACCCTCCAAGAATAATCGGAATTGAGCGAAACTCCAATTTTGCCGTTTGGGACCTTTTGCTTCTCTTGGTCGTATTTTTCCACAG ATTTATGTTAAAATCGATGGGTTTGTGGAAAAGTTCCCCAGTCCCGGCTGTCCTTCTGACCGAAGGCGACTACAAAGTGAACTCCGAGGGTAAACTCGAACCGGTTCAAAGTGAGATGCAAATCACGCGCCGCAG CTCCAAGCACAGTGACAAGACTCTTTCGAGTAAAAGTTCGGTCCCTGAAGACAGTGACCTCGAACGGCTCGTGGAGGAGTCGGATCAAAACGAAGATGATATGAGAAGGGCCAGTATAACCAAGCAGGATTTACAGGATAAGATTTTGAGTGTGGAGTGTCAACGGGTCGATCCTATGGCACACTTGCCCCAGTCGTTAAAACTAGC GTTCTTGAAATACGGGGAAAGTATCAGACTGTTTTTCAAGCAGTTGCGCGACCCCACGTCCAGGGTGGCTGCTGATGTGTATTCGTACATGTTTCTGTgcgatttttacaattttttcgttattttgaTCGGGTATAGTTCGTTCGGGACGCAGCAAGGGGATGGAGGAGTGTCTTCGTATCTGGAAGACGACAGAGTCCCCGTCTTGTTCCTCCTGATGCTTATTTTACAGTTCACGTTGATTATAGTGGACCGAGGGATATTTTTAAGGAAGAATATTTTAGCTAAGATTATATTCCAGTTTATCCAAGTTTTTGTCTTGCACATTTGGTTGTTTATCGTTTTTCCCATAATCACGGAACg GGGCTTCAATTCAGTGTTAGCCCCTCAAATGTATTACATGGTCAAGTGTTTCTACTTGCTGTTATCAGCATATCAGATCAGATGTGGCTACCCGACCCGAATTTTGGGCAACTTCCTGTGTAAAGGCTACAATTATGTCAATATGTTCCTATTTAAGGGTTTCATGGCGATTCCCTTTCTATTCGAATTGAGGACCGTGATGGACTGGATGTGGACCGACACCTCAATGACTGTCTTTGACTGGATCAAAATGGAGGACATATTTTCACACATTTTCCAAATCAAA TGCACACGACACGTTGAAAGCGAGTATCCCCAACCACGAGGCGAGCGCAAACCCCCCGTCATCAAATACCTGATGGGGGGAGCAATCCTCGCCCTAATTATCGCCATAATTTGGTTCCCTCTCGTCTTCTTCTCACTGGGAAACGCCGTGGGCAAGCCCAACCCTCCCTACGACGTAACCCTCGAAATCCGTATAGGGCCCTACGAGCCGGTTTACCAGATGTCGGCCCAAAGCAACTCGATTCATCAATTTACCGAAAGCAATCTCGCTCAACTGCAACAGGCCTACATCCAGCAAAAGACCGCGGCAACCTTCATTTCGAATTACGAAGGACCCGATATTGCCGCCGTTAAGCTTAGCTTAGACTCGGCAAACATCTGGAGCATCTCACCGCCGGATCGTGAACGAATGGTGGCGGAAGTTAGTTCCAACGATTCGTTGAAAATTAGACTCGAATATAAGGTTTCGCACAAGACCAGTAAACCGGAAGATTCCGGCGTGATTCCCGACAATGTCGAGATCCAAGTTCCGGCGGCAATCAACGGGAAACCGAACGTCATGAGGCAGAATCTTTTACAAATGCTGAAGGGTAATAAGAGTGCAAGTCCGATGATTCTCGAAGATATACTCcccaaatttttgaaagttaCCAACCGGGGGACGGCGAAGTCCATCTCGCAGTTAATGTTTTTGAATAACGAGGATGCAG AAAGTCCAAACCCTGTCGGGAAGGCGTTCAGGACTATAAGTTTAAGCTTGGATAGTAGCAACGACTCCGTTACGGAGTGGTGGCAGATTAAGGAAAATTGTACTGATCTTAATTACAAAATGTTCCTCAAAAAGCTACCGATGGCCGACTGCAACTCCATCATTGTGTATACTTtcaacgataaaatttttcccaGTACTTTGAGCGTTCTAACTGGGGGAGG CATAATCGGCCTTTACTCAACTCTAGTTTTCGTTGCTTTCCGCTTCTTCCGCGGTTTCTTCGCCGAGCAGTGCTTCAAAATCATGTTTGAAGACATGCCGAACATAGACCGAGTGTTGCAACTCTGCCTCGACATCTACCTAGTCCGTGAAGCCGGCGAATTCGCTCTAGAGGAAGACCTCTTTGCGAAACTAGTGTTCCTCTTCCGGTCGCCGGAAACCATGATTAAGTGGACGCGACCTAAGGAAGAGCTCGCCGACGACGAGGACCCCGAAGGGGACGCCTAA